The proteins below come from a single Aegilops tauschii subsp. strangulata cultivar AL8/78 chromosome 6, Aet v6.0, whole genome shotgun sequence genomic window:
- the LOC120961982 gene encoding protein FAR1-RELATED SEQUENCE 5: MRVKVQEDDTCVAVDIEYNHNHQLMQTDDMLVFLHSHKNYDPTILEYVKLLQYHDVKHTTIMSMLSENEDGSYFLSMTGRDLLNQKAMNARKDDLDDVLKLASFFKDMKAINDEFFYDIQVDKDKSIKNIFWSNASCRGAYQDFGDCITFDTTYKTNRFHMPLGVFVGTNHHLQSTIFAVVLIRGEDAKSFKWLFDTFVRCMNNKHPTCILTDEFKKKTSSSFIIFSVYGSVLGTLVLSENNVKNAVQPLLAQKSN, from the exons ATGAGGGTGAAGGTGCAGGAGGATGACACATGCGTGGCAGTGGACATTGAGTACAATCATAATCACCAACTCATGCAAACTGATGACATGCTGGTATTCTTGCACTCACACAAGAATTATGACCCCACTATTTTGGAGTACGTAAAGCTCCTGCAGTACCATGATGTCAAGCACACAACAATCATGTCCATGCTATCTGAAAATGAAGATGGAAGCTACTTCCTAAGCATGACCGGACGAGACCTACTAAACCA GAAAGCCATGAATGCAAGGAAAGATGATTTGGATGATGTATTGAAACTTGCTTCATTCTTCAAAGACATGAAGGCAATAAATGATGAGTTTTTCTATGACATCCAAGTGGACAAGGACAAGTCAATTAAAAACATTTTCTGGTCCAATGCAAGCTGCCGAGGAGCCTATCAAGACTTTGGCGACTGCATAACATTTGACACAACTTACAAGACCAACAGATTTCATATGCCTCTGGGAGTGTTTGTTGGAACAAACCATCACTTGCAGTCAACGATATTTGCTGTTGTCCTGATAAGAGGCGAAGATGCAAAGTCATTCAAGTGGCTGTTCGATACATTTGTACGGTGCATGAACAACAAGCACCCAACTTGCATTCTAACAGATGAGTTCAAAAAAAAAACATCTTCAAGTTTCATCATCTTTTCAGTCTATGGGTCTGTGTTGGGTACATTGGTTTTGTCTGAAAATAATGTAAAGAATGCAGTTCAACCACTGTTAGCACAGAAGTCCAACTAG